The following nucleotide sequence is from Citrus sinensis cultivar Valencia sweet orange chromosome 6, DVS_A1.0, whole genome shotgun sequence.
TTCACGTTTGGTGGGATGGattcaaaaaatgaattataaaacaaataattcatattCTCTTTTATCGTTACAAAACTGAGAACGTCTTTAACATGTTTTCAACGAAtcacaaattaaatcattaaaaaaattgcaaaaaaaacCTAAGCCTTATCTCTTTATTCTAATCGAAAGTCACATCTCTCTCTCCATCGTAGTTCTTCAACCGTAATTCGTCACGgccctctctctcttcatcATAGTTCTACAACCAAGATCGATTGTTGCTGTCTCCCTTCTCCATCTCgactgctgctgctgctgctgctacgGCGTCTTTGTTAAGGATGGACTGGTGTTACGGCTACTGCTGCGTCTCAACACCTATAAATTcaattagaaaattcttcatctAGAAACCCAAGGTTTAGTTTGTGTTGGACACGGAGGCAAAGATTTAGATATACAGTGAAGATGAATTGATACTCTGTGATAGTTTTGAGCGTTTTGATTTGTGGGTTTATTAAATTGGGTCTTTGCAGAGAAGGTAATTTCATTCAGATGAGACCCGGAGGCGTTTATGATTATGGGAGCAATCAAATGAGTGCTAAGATCGAAGCCCTCGTCCGTTTCGCAGTTCAAGAACATAACAAGAAAGatgccatttttattttttttccattttgtgtttcattttgttttaatgatTCTTCTTGAGTagttaatcaaatcaattaattacataaatcATGATGATTTATATGTTggtttaaaaatttgtttgaaacTTAGATGTTTTTCCataatttacataaattttggattatgtaGAATGCCCTTCTCGACTTTTCAAGGGTGTTGAAGGCCAAGGAACAGGTGGTTGCTGGCAAGTTATACTATATTACATTGCAAGTGATTGATACTGGCAAGAAGAAGATATATAAAGCTAAAATTTGCTGGCAAGCTAAGGAGGGGAAGCGAAGAAGAGAAGCACCGGgttgaaataattaagaacAGTGATAGAAAGTTTTATTTGAAGTAGATGGAGTGCTATAACTTAGCAATTATATTAGTATATTAAATAGTGTTGTTTGAGGCTGCTATGTTCAATGATACGATCAGAAATTTCATAACAATATCagccataattttttttttattaatgctaatattaaaactttatcataatttaattttttataattattttgtttaaattatttatgatatgtattagttaaacaattattttctaattatgatttaaatgtttggtaaaaattatttttgaaaatggtATTACGGAACACATATTCtctattttcatcattttcaattgtgtctaccaaacgcatattattgttttcagtTTTAGAATACAAgatatagaaaataatatcaaacgcatatttaaatttaaaatacaacaACTCCAAAACAccatttttattctcatttttattttcaaaaaatacaaattcagaAATAATACcgaacaattataattttttttactttttattgaataggaccaactaatttttaatgttattaatattCCCATCCAAATCACTCtatctcttttgttttctttcactttttaGTTTGTATATagtctttctcttttcttttttaatcacagaatttttttgatatttttcttagCAACCTacaaattaccaaattacAAGTTTCTTTTATTCTCCTAATTCATCGGAAATGCCAGCCCTACTAAAATCCTATTCAAAGTCCACCCATTAACAAGCAACAAATCTTAAACAAGACTTGTACAATCAGAGCCGTTGAAAAATGCTCTCAACCTAAAACTCTCTCGACAAGACCAACCCCCCTCCCCTTGAGGATGATCGATCGGCCAAGAAAACCAAATTCAGAGCACAAGGGGAGGATGGAGATAATCCATCTATGCTATCCTTTCGAGATAAACTAATGGAACAACAAAGGGGGTGATTGATGCTGAAGTTGGTAGAGAAGAATTCATGGGGAGGGAAAATGATATTGAAATGGAAAAAGGAGGATGTGGTCATTGAACAGGAAGGCTTTTTaccttcaatttctttttcacaaAAAGTCCATGAGCAACTCATAAAACCATGGCAATCTACTGTGGTGGTGAAACTTCTTGGCCGCATGATTGGATACAAAGCGCTTTGCTCACGGCTAGAAATCTTGTGGCCTAATATTGGCAGATACTCTGTTATAAATTTGGACAATGGCTATTTTCTCGTTAAGTTCAGGAAGGAAGGTGATGCTGATTTTGTTCTTACACAAGGGCCATGGATTGTTTCGGGGCATTACCTGACCGTTCAGCTATGGTCGCCTCATTTCGATAGTTCGAATGAAAAGATTGATAAAATCACTGCATTGATAAGGCTTCCAAGTATGCCTCTACATTATTACCATAAAAAGATCATTAGAATGTTGGGGCATGTTATTGGAAAGATAATCAAAATTGATTGTAATACGGAATTGGCGACGAGAGGTAAGTTTGCCCATATTGCAGTGGAAGTATCCCTTGAGAGTCCTTTAATCTCTCAATTTTTACTGGATGGAAGAATCCAAAGGGTTGAATATGAAGCACTTCCAACAATATGCTTTGGATGTGCAAAGTATAGACACACCTCTTCCTCATGCCTGgataaattgattttggaaGCAAGAGGGGAAAAGATGAATGATATGGCTTCAGGTGAAACTACCAAGGGAAATTCAGATGTCTCGCCAGCGGTGGTTACTCCGGACAATCCAAGATTTGGTCCTTAGATGATCGTGGCtaggaaagaaaattatagagTAAATAAGGAAAGAGCAAATGCAAAGGAGCCTACTCAAAATAGTTTTAGGAAACAGAGTATAGGTTCCAGATTCGGTGTCTTACGACAGGAAAGTAAGTTAGACAATGATTCTGGGGAAATTTCAAACGCGGCTATCACCATGGATAATCACGAGAAGACCATTGCTCCTCCTAAAAACAAGGAAAAGATGATCTCATGTGACTCCAAAGGCTCCATCCAAATGATGTTGTTTGGAAGCAAGGGAAACCCCGTGACAAGAAACAAGAATGCTGCCACGTCTGAACACACTACCCTCAAACCTTCACGTGAAATACACAATATACCCCCACAAGTGGTCCTAGCTCATCAAGTCAACACCCTATTGAGTCCAtggaaaaaaatatctcaCGTAACAAGTCCAAGTCATCTATAACTCATTCTCCTGAACCAACTTTAATCCCAACTTCTTTGGATCCTAAAGATCATTCTgcagtaatattaaaaaacaattgaGAAAATAGGACCATTCAGGGCCCCCCATCCGGTTCCTCCCAAACCAAACCCCAATGAGGAGCCTCTTGATATAGGCGATAGGGATATGGATAAGGTAGATGAGGACTCATCAGATGGTGAATATATGGAGGAATTAGAGGATGACGAATCTGAGACATCAGATGAGTCTCAATTCTTTGTTGAGGAGGATAATATGGATGTCAATCAGCAAGGCGTTGAGCCTTTGGAGTAAGTTTGtcctttatttcaattttttgctAATGAATCTGTCGTTCTTGTTTTGGAATTGCCATGGGGCGGCCTCGCAGTTCTTTAGACGAACGTTCAAGATGTTTGTTCAAAACTATAAACCCAAACTTGTGGCTCTTTGTGAACCTCGGATTAGTGGAATTAAAGCTGATGACTTTATTCATTTTAGTGGTTATGATCATTCCCATCGAGTTAAGGCGACTGGTTTCTCAGGTAGAATTTAGTTATTATGGAGAGCGGGTTTAGATGTCACCATCCTTATTAATCATAAGCAATATATTCACTTTCAAGTGTCTAATTCAAGGGGTTTAACTACCTGGGTCATCGCGATTTATGCCAACTCAGTTCATTCTCTGCGAAAATTTCTTTGGAAGGATTTAACTTATTTGGTTGAGACAATTCATGGTCCATGGATGCTAGCAGGTGACTTTAATGCCATTCTTTCAACCTCAGAGAGTAAATGAAGTACTAATAGTGGTAGCGGACcttgtaaaaattttcaaaattggtTCCACAAACACGAATTTTGCGATCTCCATGTTACTAGACCAAAATTTACTTGGGAAAGGGGATCGCTTTATAAACGCTTGGATAGAGTCATTTGCAATGATATTTAGTTCAACACTTCTAACAAGGCACGAGTGTTTCACTTACCAAGATTGGGGTCTGACCATCGACCTATCCTTCTTAGTTTGAATAATGAGGGTACTGGGAACAAAGGTTTGAAACCATTTAGATTCCTTTCATCTTGGCTTACTGATAATCGTTACTCTGGTTTTGTGTCTTAAGTATGGAAGAAGGATGTTGATTATAATGTTTCAGTAAAGAAGTTTactgaaaaatttgatcattggAACAAGAATGAGtttggaaatatttttaagcaaaaaaggaaaatcttAGATAGACTTGGTGGAATTCAAAAAGCTCTGGAGAGTCACCATTCCGATAACCTGTTAAATTTGGAGACTCATCTTAGTAAAGAGCTTAATGATATTCTCAATCAAGAAGAACTCTTGTGGCTTCAGAAATCTCGCAGCGATTGGATTCAATTTGGGGACAGAATACTTCATTTTTCCACCAGAAAACAATGACTAGGAGAACACAACCAAATCGTCTGGATGAAAGATGACAGGGGCCAGTGGATTTCGGATGAGGATGAGCTTAAGGCTCATGCTACTAATTTCTTTCACTAATTTATACACGGCTGACACTAATTCTATTGAAAGTTATTTTATTCCTAATGATTTTCCTTGCCTTGATACAAATAGGTACCATATCATGAAAAAATCTGTAGATGACGAGGAAATTCAAGACATTATTTTTAGCATGAAGCCTTTAAAGGCGCCGGGAATTGACGGCATGCATGTTATTTTTTACCAATCTCAATGGGAGGTGGTTGGCAAGTCGGTTTGCAAGTAAATCAAAGATGTTTTCAATGGAGAGACTGTTCCTGGAAATTTCTTGAAGATATTAATCATTCTTATCCCAAAAATTGACAATCCAACTAGTTTAAAGTTTTTCCGGCCTATTAGTCTTTGTACGGTTATGTATAAAACTACCATTAAAATCATCGCTAATAGATTAAAGACTGTTCTCCCTGATCTTGTATGTCCGCATCAAACTAGCTTTGTTCCAGGGCGGCACATCACCAAAAACATTATAATCGCCCAGGAGATTATTCATAGTATGAGACGGAAGACTGGCACACGAGGATTCATGGCTATCAAAGTAGATTTGGAAAACGCTTATGACAAATTAAGCTGGGATTTTATCTAGGAGACTTTGGTTTTTGTGGGTCTTCTTACGAACTTTATAAGAATAATCATGGAGTGCATCACCTTATGTTCCATGCAGATTCTTTGGAATGGCGAGCTTACAGATTCTTTCAAGACTTCTAGAGGGATTCACCAGGGGAACCCAATCTCTCCttacatttttgttctttgtatTGAAAGACTTAGCCACAGCATCAATTGAGAAGTGCAATAGGAGCGATGGAAACCCATAAGGCTGTCTCGGAAAGGTATACCCCTTACCCACATTTTCTTCGCTGATGACCTCCTTTTTCTTGCAAAAGCTTCCTTTGAACATGCGAAGATGGTGATCAAAACTATGAATGCTTTTTACAACATGTCGAGAGAAAAAGTTAGCAAAGAAAAAACCCGGTTATACTTCTCGAAAAATGTGGAACCTGCTCTGtcaaagaaaatcaattaacTAAGTGGCTTTTCAACCTCAAAAAATTTGGGGATCTAGGTATGCCGCTTCTTCATGGTTGGGTTACCAATaaaacctatcaagagatTCTAGATCGAGTAGATAAATGTCTCTCAGGATGGAATGCAAAGCACCTTTCTTTTGCTAGAAGGCTTACACTTGCTCAAGCGGTAATCCAAGCCTTGCCAATTTACTCCATGCAAACCACAATGATTTCCGCGAGGCActcaagaaaaaattaatcgCATTTCTCACTATTTTATATGGAGTGGGAATAGCGAGAGGAATAACATGTCCATGGCTAGCTAGGATAAAATCTGTCAACCTAAAATGGCAGGCGGTCTTGGCTTAAAAAATCTTCTCCAAATCAATGAGGCGTTATTGATGAAGATTGGGTGGAATATTATTGTTTCTCCTACAAGCCTGTGGATCAAAGTTTTATGCTCTAAATACGGCATTGAGAATGACAATCTCCCCACAGAGCTACCTATAAGACATGGTTCTTATGTGTGACGTGCAGTGGGTACGGTTTGGCAAAAAGTCTTGAATGGTATTCGTTGGCAAGTTGGAGATggttcaaaaatttttttttggaaatattaTTGGGTAATGCAAAATGTCATTTTGAAGGATTATTTTGTGATGCCGATTCCGAGTAATATGCTTGACAACTCTATTAAGGAATATGTTGACAATAATGGACAATGGAATTGGGTTGCTTTCAGCAATTATCTCCCTCACAGGTTAGCGCTCACTATTGCTGTCATCATGCCTCCATGTGTCGGGGGGGTATGGATCGTATCTTTTGGGGCTTCTCGACTAAGGGCAACTTTACAGTAAAATCAGGATACCAAAGTATTTCAAGCAAATCCTCCAATCGTATCGGCTTAAGATGGGACCTTATTTGGAGCTGGAAATAACCACAAATTGTTAAAACTTTCCTTTGGTTTGCTATTCAAAATAAGTTAAAGATCAAAGCTGAGCTAGCTAGAAGACATATTTTGGTAGAAAATCAATGTGCGAGGTGCAAAGTTGGCGTGGAAGACTCTCTTCACGCCCTTAAAGATTGTGTGGCAGCCAAGCATTTTTTGTTAGCTATTGTCCCTTTTAGCCTACGAGATAGTTTTTTCTCTTTAGACTTAAAGGATTGGATTCTTACTAATTTAAAGCCTGATCGTTATGATAGTAATGGAGTGGATTGGTTTGTTATTTTTGGCATAGCAATCTGGCGCTTGTGGTTTTGGAGGAACCAAGCTCCGTTTAAGAATGTGTAGAGGAGTAATCACAacattattttagatattatgaCATAAAACTATGATGACTTTGATCAAGCCTGGAGCTTCAAAGATTGTGAAGCACTTTGGATGGAAACCACCTCCTGAAAATGCCTTCAAATTGAATACTGATGGGGCCTGCAAGAAAATGAACATGGCAGCTGTGGGTGGGTTGATAAGAAATGCTAATGGTAATTGGGTTGCTGGATTCTATGAGAGCATTGGCATTAGTTCGGTTACTCATGCTGAACTCTGGGGTTTATTCTATCGTCTTGATCTGGCTTGGAAGCTGGGGATTCAGAATTTGTTGGTTGAAGTTGATAGCAAGTGCACCATTGATCTACTTGCAAACAGGAGCAATAGGCCTAATAGTTTTTCTTCAGTGATTCAAAGCATTAGGAGGCTCTTTGATAGGGATTGGCATGTGTGCATTAACCACATTTATCGTGAAGCAAACTTTACAGCGGATTTCCTTGCAAATTTCGCAATGAGTCAAACTCTTGGCTTCCATTTCTTTCACAACCCTCCTCGTGGTGTTGTCCATTGTTTAATTCATGACATGTACGAGAATGCTTCCCCGCGTTTTGTTTCGGTTTAGTCTTGTTGGCtcctttttatataaaaataaaataaatcttaaacaAGAAAATCCAAAACTTGTGGTTGACTCTTCTCCAAAAGCATATTCAGCAGATTTCTCACAAAACGCAAAAAGGGTTTACTTTGAATGCTTGAATAACCAAGCAATATGAAAATTGAGATGTTGCTCTGCTCCTTGTGTGCAGGtgcaattttttaagtttatagaTTTTAGTAGCTACAAATTATTGACGCAATTGTCTGTTAATTGATATAATCAGTGGCATTTGTGGTGTTGGACTAGTGCAACTGAGAAATTAGGACTCAAAATTGGATCTTAATCCGCTATCTTAGAATCATTATAAGCTGAAGAAACACTACAGGTAGCACGAGTTTGATCGTATCATATTGTTTATACCACACAAGGGGCAACTAAGAGATAGTAGGTGAGCTGCAAGTAATCATCTTCACAAGCACATgcgattaaaagaaaaaaagaatgattttcacaaagattttgttgtgaaaatttttaatatactcgcaagtATACGAATCTAGAGATAAAATAGTGGTAACGAAGTTGAACTCAtagaaattgttataaattgaaaagtctaatttaaatctaaagttaatattaattctaacctagttgagcaaattgagtttttaagaaaattaaactaattaaattaagaaaataattaaagtataggagaattcaataagacaaaaattaccaaggtttcaaaatccaccactattcaactactaattatctaaatattaattaatccccaattttacagtgacaactcgaaatcaatctatgtcatctaatgaatataacaattaagcctaattaaaattaatcttgtgtaggttctttttctgcttaatagTATGACATTTAAGCATCCCATGTAagcatattgaataacaaagaatCAAAGTTTACCTAAGCACTCTgtataaacaatttaataaaagacacAGAATCAAAGATAACCATACATAAACTCTATAGACCCAAGCATATATTTAATCGACTATTgatcctaacaatcaataatacaTGATAGAATTGAGgaaaagatttaataacatctaattaatcatgtgaaacAAGAACTATAAACattaaagaacatatatagggaattaattaaataaaaagataattatttcattgaatagaATTTCATTCTTAAcctcagtataagaaaatttattagacaTACTTAAATTGGGAGcaacaagattaagaaaattagccatGGGAAGCCGAACTGTTActcattttcttctctctgtTTTGCGGCTGCCCTTGTTTTCGTTCCTCCTTCTTGCGTCCAAAAACCAAAacccaaaaaccaaaaaccaaaaaccaaaaacttgCTTATATAGTCCTCAAAATGGGCCCCACCTTTCCAATTCTAAAGTCAAAAGTCTTTGGCCTCTCTCACACGCCAAATCCTTTGTATATTATttccttattaaaa
It contains:
- the LOC127903112 gene encoding uncharacterized protein LOC127903112, with amino-acid sequence MLKLVEKNSWGGKMILKWKKEDVVIEQEGFLPSISFSQKVHEQLIKPWQSTVVVKLLGRMIGYKALCSRLEILWPNIGRYSVINLDNGYFLVKFRKEGDADFVLTQGPWIVSGHYLTVQLWSPHFDSSNEKIDKITALIRLPSMPLHYYHKKIIRMLGHVIGKIIKIDCNTELATRGKFAHIAVEVSLESPLISQFLLDGRIQRVEYEALPTICFGCAKYRHTSSSCLDKLILEARGEKMNDMASGETTKGNSDVSPAVVTPDNPRFGP